A genomic segment from Nitrosopumilus sp. K4 encodes:
- a CDS encoding PEFG-CTERM sorting domain-containing protein encodes MNFKRSTTSMALALLALSLISVTSIQQDAFAQSMGMTITATAAKGSDTISVSGQTASKVTDVTFRVTSPSGNNVVGIGQVSPDENGNFAKEFRVGPTWTENGFYKITAMQSVGSNSLYTMSVHVEVKNGMTAKTSVTNSNMETGIFKPVNNNTIERGLEIEAEALIGSTEIVITGTTDRVSQDVTLTVTAPNGNKVSVAQVSPSINGDFAKTIVTGGPLWKQDGFYTVTAKQFESEDYTKSIQVDIKEGVVVPEFGTIAVMILAVAIISIIAVSAKSRLSIMPRY; translated from the coding sequence ATGAATTTTAAACGTTCTACAACATCAATGGCACTAGCCCTTTTGGCACTGTCATTAATTTCAGTAACTTCAATTCAGCAAGATGCTTTTGCTCAAAGTATGGGTATGACAATTACCGCCACTGCAGCAAAAGGCTCAGACACAATATCAGTAAGTGGACAAACTGCATCAAAGGTCACAGATGTAACATTTAGAGTAACATCTCCAAGTGGCAATAATGTAGTAGGTATTGGCCAAGTTTCACCAGATGAAAATGGTAACTTTGCCAAAGAATTCAGAGTAGGTCCAACATGGACAGAAAATGGATTCTACAAAATAACAGCTATGCAAAGTGTTGGTTCAAACTCATTGTACACAATGTCTGTTCATGTTGAAGTAAAAAACGGAATGACTGCAAAAACTTCTGTAACCAATTCAAATATGGAGACAGGAATTTTCAAACCAGTCAATAACAACACAATAGAAAGAGGATTAGAAATCGAGGCAGAAGCATTGATCGGATCCACAGAAATTGTAATTACTGGAACCACAGACAGAGTCAGTCAAGATGTCACATTGACAGTAACAGCACCAAACGGAAACAAAGTTTCTGTTGCACAAGTATCACCAAGCATTAATGGTGACTTTGCAAAGACCATCGTTACAGGCGGTCCGCTATGGAAACAAGATGGATTCTATACTGTTACAGCAAAACAATTTGAATCAGAAGATTATACAAAATCAATTCAAGTTGACATCAAAGAGGGAGTCGTAGTTCCAGAATTTGGTACAATAGCAGTAATGATCTTAGCAGTTGCGATCATCTCAATTATCGCAGTATCTGCAAAATCAAGACTTAGCATTATGCCAAGATACTAA
- a CDS encoding PEFG-CTERM sorting domain-containing protein, producing the protein MNKIFYIAVILFSISFLPVFGQTNPITVQTDDNNYDEGDTIVVSGQVETVVTGTPIVLQIFFEGNMIDIAQITVAQDGTYSHTVIAEGPLWSKAGDYLIRASFGEGNIAESEFNFAPKTDVPETTNIFEVDAGSSGTFDVEYTIKGGSVKNMVIDPDIFALIVQIDSADEGVITLDLPREFIGAEKQDGKDDLFIILIDGIEVPYQESVTNSDSRIITINFEQLDSDIEIIGTYVVPEFGTIVMMILLVGIGTTIAISRSKFQVRV; encoded by the coding sequence ATGAATAAGATTTTTTACATAGCAGTAATTTTATTTTCAATTTCATTTTTACCTGTTTTTGGTCAAACTAATCCAATTACAGTTCAGACAGACGATAATAACTATGATGAAGGAGACACAATAGTAGTATCAGGACAAGTAGAAACAGTAGTAACTGGAACTCCCATTGTATTACAAATATTCTTTGAAGGAAACATGATAGATATTGCTCAGATCACAGTAGCCCAGGATGGAACTTACAGCCACACAGTTATTGCAGAAGGGCCTCTATGGAGCAAAGCAGGAGACTATCTAATCAGAGCATCATTTGGGGAAGGAAACATTGCAGAATCAGAATTTAATTTTGCTCCAAAAACAGATGTACCTGAGACGACCAATATTTTCGAAGTCGATGCAGGAAGTTCAGGAACATTTGATGTAGAATATACAATCAAAGGCGGTTCTGTTAAAAACATGGTAATTGATCCGGATATTTTTGCATTAATAGTTCAAATAGATTCTGCAGATGAAGGAGTGATAACATTGGACTTGCCCAGAGAATTTATCGGTGCAGAAAAACAAGATGGAAAAGACGACCTTTTCATAATACTAATTGATGGAATCGAAGTCCCATACCAAGAATCAGTTACAAACTCAGATTCCAGAATAATCACAATTAATTTCGAGCAGTTGGATTCAGACATAGAAATTATTGGAACATATGTTGTTCCGGAATTTGGTACAATTGTGATGATGATTCTCTTGGTAGGAATTGGAACTACAATTGCAATTTCTAGAAGTAAGTTTCAAGTAAGAGTCTAA
- the larC gene encoding nickel pincer cofactor biosynthesis protein LarC gives MVIVIDPQIAGISGDMILSSLVDIGADKTKIINGIMSSEKFLPNSTISEIDFKKTEKHGVHSTQLVLKINENVHERKGVEIKKAISDSVNDLGLSEPAKKFAISCIDTLINSESKIHGVSAESVHFHEASSMDTLIDIVGTAIASDDLGFFDETIVCLPVCVGSGSVTFSHGTMSNPAGAVLEILKNSGLLIQGGQVKDELTTPTGACILANLSKTCIEYYPLMEIQSIGYGAGTKDFDSFSNVLKIVRGTQKNSTEMDTVKILETNVDDVSGEILGNLIETIMKKGAKDVSIYHGITKKGRPTNLVSVICDDNTMHDIVDTLISETGTLGIRVSTSKRFILPREINETHVSLEGQSFLIKYKTASFKGKSDFKIEFEDLKHVSEKLNMSIKQVESLIRKEIEKIEE, from the coding sequence ATGGTTATTGTCATAGATCCACAAATAGCTGGAATTTCTGGAGACATGATTCTCTCATCTTTGGTGGATATTGGCGCTGATAAAACAAAGATCATTAATGGAATAATGTCTTCTGAGAAATTTTTACCAAATTCAACTATATCTGAAATTGATTTTAAAAAAACTGAAAAACATGGAGTTCATTCCACCCAACTGGTTTTAAAAATTAATGAAAATGTACATGAAAGAAAGGGCGTTGAAATCAAAAAAGCAATATCTGACTCTGTAAATGATTTGGGCCTATCTGAACCTGCAAAAAAATTTGCAATATCTTGTATTGATACTCTGATAAATTCTGAATCTAAAATTCATGGCGTTTCAGCCGAATCAGTTCACTTTCATGAAGCCTCAAGTATGGATACTTTGATTGATATTGTTGGAACTGCAATTGCATCAGATGATTTAGGATTTTTTGATGAGACCATTGTATGTTTGCCTGTTTGCGTTGGTAGTGGTAGTGTTACGTTTTCTCATGGAACAATGTCAAATCCCGCTGGAGCTGTTCTTGAAATCTTAAAAAACTCTGGCTTGTTGATTCAGGGCGGGCAAGTAAAAGATGAACTCACAACCCCTACTGGTGCTTGCATATTGGCAAATCTCTCAAAAACCTGTATAGAGTATTATCCTCTCATGGAAATTCAATCAATTGGATATGGTGCAGGAACAAAGGATTTTGATTCCTTTTCAAACGTTTTAAAAATTGTTAGAGGGACTCAAAAAAACTCCACTGAAATGGACACAGTAAAAATTTTAGAAACTAATGTTGATGATGTTTCTGGAGAAATTTTAGGAAATCTGATTGAGACAATTATGAAAAAAGGAGCTAAAGACGTATCAATATATCATGGAATTACTAAAAAAGGAAGGCCAACTAACTTGGTATCTGTAATTTGTGATGATAATACGATGCATGATATTGTTGATACTTTAATTTCTGAAACTGGGACTCTGGGAATCCGTGTTTCTACTTCAAAACGATTTATCTTGCCTAGGGAGATAAACGAAACCCATGTTTCTCTTGAAGGTCAGTCCTTTTTGATAAAATACAAAACTGCATCATTTAAGGGAAAATCTGATTTTAAGATTGAATTTGAAGATTTGAAACATGTTTCCGAAAAATTAAACATGTCAATAAAGCAAGTAGAATCACTAATTAGAAAAGAAATTGAAAAGATTGAGGAATAA
- a CDS encoding PEFG-CTERM sorting domain-containing protein, with protein MKAHLSVFALSAIIIASIGMAPAFGQIQDPIVVATDKSSYKEGETILVTGEVKALLGGEALSLIVTAPNGNIVTVDQLTVGSDKKFSTELTAGGSLMRAAGTYTITVQYGNQSRTAETTFSFSGSSMIPSTGTGKVTGTQISIEGSDEMIGYKITGGKLLSVTPDVDANSLIIAIEATNDGTLTLTIPRSIMDATINGEDDTFFVLVDGEEVDFEEKTTSKDRTLTINFLAGAEEIEIIGTFVVPEFGTIAVMILAVAIISIIAVSAKSRLSIMPRY; from the coding sequence ATGAAAGCTCATCTATCGGTGTTTGCCTTATCTGCAATTATTATTGCAAGTATTGGAATGGCACCAGCATTTGGACAAATACAAGACCCGATCGTTGTTGCCACAGACAAGTCATCCTACAAAGAGGGTGAAACAATCTTGGTGACAGGAGAAGTCAAAGCACTTCTTGGTGGTGAAGCTCTAAGTCTCATTGTAACTGCACCAAACGGTAACATCGTTACTGTTGATCAGTTAACAGTTGGTTCTGATAAAAAATTCAGTACTGAGTTAACTGCAGGTGGTTCACTAATGAGAGCAGCAGGAACCTACACGATTACAGTCCAGTATGGAAACCAATCTCGAACAGCAGAAACCACATTTAGCTTTAGCGGTTCTTCAATGATCCCAAGCACTGGTACTGGTAAAGTTACCGGAACTCAGATTTCAATTGAGGGCTCTGATGAAATGATCGGATACAAGATCACAGGTGGAAAACTACTTAGTGTAACACCTGATGTAGACGCAAATTCACTCATCATCGCTATCGAAGCAACAAATGACGGTACGCTAACCCTCACAATCCCAAGATCTATTATGGATGCTACAATTAATGGTGAAGATGATACATTCTTCGTTTTAGTTGACGGGGAAGAAGTAGACTTTGAAGAAAAAACAACTTCAAAAGACAGAACATTAACCATAAACTTCCTAGCAGGTGCTGAGGAGATCGAGATTATAGGTACCTTCGTTGTTCCAGAATTTGGTACAATCGCAGTAATGATCTTAGCAGTTGCAATTATATCAATAATTGCAGTATCTGCAAAATCAAGACTTAGCATTATGCCAAGATACTAA
- a CDS encoding DNA-directed RNA polymerase subunit H produces MATKKNQVLVPDHVYVPKHEIISKQEAEEVLKKYNCKPTELPLIFVNDPAILGLGVKPGDMIKITRKSPTAGESFYYRYVVEV; encoded by the coding sequence ATGGCAACCAAAAAGAATCAAGTTTTAGTTCCCGATCATGTTTACGTCCCAAAACATGAAATCATTTCAAAACAAGAAGCTGAGGAAGTTTTAAAAAAATATAATTGCAAACCAACTGAATTACCATTAATTTTCGTAAACGATCCTGCAATTCTGGGGCTTGGTGTAAAACCAGGTGATATGATAAAAATTACCAGAAAAAGCCCAACTGCCGGTGAGAGCTTTTACTATAGATACGTGGTGGAAGTCTAG
- a CDS encoding cysteine desulfurase family protein: MIYLDNAASTQLHDEVLTSMMPYLKEQYGNPSSIHRYGRLARKAIDKARKQIAELINAEPSEIFFTSGGTESNNTALRGIVLQKPGSSIVTSSIEHDAILEPCKKLEEIGFSVEYLPVDKYGLIDILELKNKISENTSLVSVMFGNNEVGTIQPIQEIASVCHEKNIFFHTDAVQAVGKIPLDVKKLGIDLLSISSHKINGPKGIGALFVKKGIEIDPVILGGGQEHGMRSGTENVANIVGFGKACEIAKSNLEENFSVITKLREHLVSKVLNDIPHSRLNGHPGHRLPGNAHFTFFGVNGEDLIIKLDENGIAASTGSACSVHTQKASHVLQAMGFSHEEITGSLRLTIGVYNTQHEIEQTVDVLKNVVKELRSVSPFKEKYSFN; the protein is encoded by the coding sequence TTGATCTATCTTGATAATGCCGCATCCACCCAACTTCATGACGAAGTTCTAACTTCTATGATGCCGTATCTGAAAGAACAGTATGGAAACCCTTCATCTATTCACCGATATGGTCGTTTGGCACGTAAAGCAATTGATAAGGCCAGAAAACAAATTGCAGAACTGATTAATGCTGAACCCTCAGAAATTTTTTTCACTTCTGGAGGTACGGAATCAAATAATACTGCATTACGTGGTATTGTTTTACAAAAACCTGGCTCTTCAATAGTTACTTCGTCTATTGAACATGATGCAATTTTAGAACCGTGTAAAAAATTAGAAGAAATAGGTTTTTCTGTAGAGTATTTGCCTGTCGACAAATACGGCCTGATTGATATTTTGGAATTAAAAAACAAAATTTCTGAAAACACCTCACTTGTATCTGTAATGTTTGGAAATAATGAAGTTGGAACAATTCAACCCATTCAAGAAATTGCATCTGTTTGTCATGAGAAAAACATTTTCTTTCACACTGATGCTGTCCAGGCAGTTGGAAAAATCCCCCTTGATGTCAAAAAACTAGGAATAGATTTACTGTCCATCTCATCTCACAAAATTAATGGTCCTAAGGGAATTGGTGCATTATTTGTCAAAAAAGGAATTGAAATAGATCCTGTGATTTTAGGTGGGGGTCAAGAACATGGCATGCGTTCTGGTACTGAAAATGTTGCAAACATTGTTGGGTTTGGTAAGGCATGCGAGATTGCAAAATCAAATCTTGAAGAAAATTTTTCCGTGATAACCAAACTCAGAGAACATTTGGTTTCAAAAGTTTTGAATGACATACCTCATTCTAGATTAAATGGTCATCCTGGACATAGATTGCCTGGTAATGCACATTTTACATTTTTTGGAGTTAATGGCGAAGATTTGATAATCAAATTAGACGAAAATGGAATTGCAGCCTCAACTGGCTCAGCTTGCTCTGTCCACACTCAAAAAGCATCACATGTTTTACAAGCAATGGGTTTTTCTCATGAAGAAATTACAGGTTCTTTGAGATTAACAATTGGTGTGTACAACACACAACATGAAATTGAACAAACCGTTGATGTGTTGAAAAATGTCGTTAAAGAATTGCGTTCTGTTTCTCCATTCAAGGAAAAATATTCTTTTAATTAG
- a CDS encoding PEFG-CTERM sorting domain-containing protein produces the protein MSSAYALPQACPDCEGESAMTASKVLRQELPVTIWTDSESYDHNSMIEVSGQVANIASGYPVTITVVSPLNSVVTIAQLQVSSDGTFGTTLNTAGAMWKYDGTYTIKAQYGENKSDKVRVELAGGQAYKPTTPTTSVKCGANSVAVADGKCVNYTITGGMVTGAKVNTDDNSIIVRISAMNDGTITLSPSKEVLDGVFMVLVDDQEWDDVVIDGNKVTVSFLAGTEKIELIGTFVVPEFGTIAVMILAVAIISIIAVSAKSRLSIMPRY, from the coding sequence ATGTCATCAGCATATGCTTTACCACAAGCATGTCCTGATTGTGAGGGAGAATCTGCAATGACAGCAAGCAAAGTTTTGCGTCAAGAGCTCCCAGTCACTATTTGGACAGATAGTGAATCATATGATCACAATAGCATGATTGAAGTTTCAGGCCAAGTAGCAAATATAGCATCTGGTTACCCAGTAACAATTACTGTGGTGAGTCCATTAAATTCAGTTGTAACAATTGCTCAACTACAAGTAAGTAGCGATGGAACATTTGGAACAACACTCAACACAGCTGGTGCAATGTGGAAATACGACGGTACCTATACCATCAAAGCTCAATACGGCGAAAACAAAAGCGACAAGGTCCGTGTTGAATTAGCTGGTGGTCAAGCATACAAACCAACTACCCCAACAACATCTGTAAAATGTGGTGCAAATAGCGTTGCAGTAGCAGATGGAAAATGTGTTAATTACACAATCACTGGAGGAATGGTCACTGGTGCAAAAGTTAACACTGACGATAATTCAATTATCGTTAGAATTAGTGCAATGAATGATGGAACAATCACATTATCTCCATCCAAAGAAGTCCTCGACGGTGTCTTTATGGTACTTGTTGATGACCAAGAATGGGATGATGTAGTTATTGATGGCAACAAAGTCACAGTAAGTTTCCTAGCAGGCACTGAAAAGATTGAGTTAATTGGTACATTTGTAGTTCCAGAATTTGGTACAATAGCAGTAATGATCTTAGCAGTTGCGATCATCTCAATTATCGCAGTATCTGCAAAATCAAGACTTAGCATTATGCCAAGATACTAA
- the larE gene encoding ATP-dependent sacrificial sulfur transferase LarE codes for MSKLENLINWFNDKNKVIVALSGGVDSALVAYAAHKKLGDSAIAVTADYKTLSNEELDSAKQICSEIGISHILIDYDELENPEFIRNDSNRCFYCRLELGSHLLDVARNYGANVIVDGTNIDDLGDYRPGLEALKKNGIRNPLVETEFSKKEIRDFAKSVGLSVFDKPSNSCLASRIPWGQQITAERLARIEYGENVVKQMTKVRQVRVRDIGGLAKIEVEKNDIPIFNPDMINQIFDKLRLVGFSSIEIDKDGYKPGKINVIAD; via the coding sequence ATGTCTAAACTTGAGAATTTGATTAATTGGTTTAATGATAAAAACAAAGTCATTGTTGCACTGTCAGGCGGTGTTGACAGTGCATTAGTTGCTTATGCTGCTCATAAAAAATTAGGTGACTCTGCAATTGCTGTTACTGCTGATTACAAGACTCTGTCAAATGAAGAACTTGATTCTGCAAAACAGATTTGTTCTGAAATTGGAATATCTCATATTTTGATTGATTATGATGAATTAGAAAACCCAGAATTTATCAGAAATGATTCTAATCGTTGTTTCTACTGCAGGTTGGAATTGGGCTCACATTTGCTAGATGTTGCAAGAAATTATGGTGCTAATGTAATCGTTGATGGCACAAATATTGACGATTTGGGAGATTATAGGCCTGGACTGGAGGCATTGAAAAAAAATGGAATTAGAAATCCACTTGTAGAAACTGAATTTTCAAAAAAAGAAATCAGAGATTTTGCAAAATCAGTCGGACTGTCTGTTTTTGATAAGCCTTCTAACTCTTGCCTAGCATCTCGTATCCCTTGGGGTCAACAAATTACTGCAGAAAGACTTGCACGAATTGAATATGGTGAAAATGTTGTTAAACAAATGACCAAAGTTAGACAAGTTAGGGTTAGAGATATTGGTGGTTTGGCAAAAATTGAAGTAGAAAAAAATGATATTCCAATTTTCAATCCTGATATGATCAATCAAATTTTTGATAAACTTCGTCTTGTTGGTTTTTCAAGTATTGAAATTGACAAAGATGGATACAAACCTGGAAAAATAAACGTGATTGCAGATTGA
- a CDS encoding DNA-directed RNA polymerase subunit B: MADPSVKRWPVIQDILKREGVARQHLNSFDEFLERGLQSIINEVGQIEIENAEYPYKIQLGKVKLQQPRMMELDGSITHITPAEARLRNVSYSAPVMMEASVVEDGKILESRFVHIGDVPVMAKSNACILHNFSTQKLVEHGEDPNDPGGYFIINGSERVIVGLEDLSYNKIIVDRETVGGNIVFKAKVYSSIVGYRAKLELVMKNDGLIVARIPGSPVDIPVVTLMRALGLESDREIAAAVSLVDEIQDELEGSFEKAGDVPTSKDAIVYISKRIAPGMLEEFQIKRAETLLDWGLLPHLGKHPENRKEKAQFLGEAACKLLELKLGWIAPDDKDHYGNKVIKFAGQMLADLFRTAFRNLVRDMKYQLERSGQKRGINAVAAAIRPGIITDKLNNAIATGNWGRGRVGVTQLLDRTNYLSTISHLRRIQSPLSRTQPNFEARDLHATHFGRICPSETPEGSNCGLVKNLALSGIISVNVPSEEIVEKLYDLGTVHFFDAKEDVKKDGTRIFVDGKLIGYYKDGEQLAESLRELRRNSKIHPHVGISFHKSEIEGATKRLYVNCNAGRVLRPLIIIKDNKPLLTQDLLDKISKKLLSWSDLLRMGVLEMIDANEEENCYITLDEKDAKKHTHLEVFPPAILGAGASIIPYPEHNQSPRNTYESAMAKQSLGFSTPMMNTSTYVRQHFMLYPQTPIVNTKAMKLLGLEDRPAGQNCVVAVLPFDGYNIEDAIVLSKASVDRGLGRTFFFRIYDAEAKQYPGGMRDNFEIPNAEDNIRGYKGEKSYRLLEEDGVVASEAQVHGGDILIGKTSPPRFMEEYREFESSGPYRRDTSIGVRPSETGVVDTVVMTQSNEGGKMYKIRVRDMRIPEIGDKFASRHGQKGVLGILAKNEDLPYTADGISPDVLINPHAFPSRMTVGMMMESICGKAASFRGSQFDGSAFVGEKMEEVRAVMDAAGFKYSGKEKMYDGRTGKSFPVEVFIGVVYYQKLHHMVADKIHARARGQVQMLTKQPTEGRARGGGLRFGEMERDCLIAYGASMILKDRLLDESDKSDIFVCERCGLVAYHDVKQRKYVCRVCGDKAKVSSVSVAYAFKLLLQEMQSLNVAPRLLIKEKV, from the coding sequence ATGGCAGATCCTTCAGTAAAGAGATGGCCTGTAATTCAGGATATTTTAAAACGTGAAGGAGTTGCAAGACAACATCTAAACTCTTTTGATGAATTTTTAGAAAGAGGACTACAAAGCATCATCAACGAAGTAGGACAAATTGAAATTGAAAATGCTGAATATCCGTACAAGATTCAACTAGGTAAAGTAAAACTACAACAACCAAGAATGATGGAACTTGACGGCTCCATTACTCACATCACTCCAGCAGAAGCTAGATTGAGAAATGTTTCATACTCTGCCCCAGTTATGATGGAGGCAAGTGTTGTAGAAGATGGAAAAATTTTGGAATCAAGATTTGTTCACATTGGTGATGTACCGGTCATGGCAAAATCAAATGCATGTATCTTACACAACTTTTCAACTCAAAAATTAGTTGAACATGGTGAGGATCCAAATGATCCTGGCGGTTACTTTATCATAAATGGTTCTGAAAGAGTAATTGTAGGACTAGAAGATCTTTCTTACAATAAAATTATTGTCGATAGAGAAACAGTTGGAGGAAATATTGTCTTTAAGGCAAAGGTGTATTCTTCAATTGTTGGTTACAGAGCAAAACTAGAACTTGTGATGAAAAACGATGGATTGATTGTTGCAAGGATTCCTGGTTCTCCAGTTGATATCCCAGTTGTGACTTTGATGAGAGCACTTGGATTAGAATCTGACAGAGAGATTGCAGCTGCAGTTTCGCTTGTTGATGAAATCCAAGATGAGCTTGAAGGCTCTTTTGAAAAAGCAGGTGATGTTCCAACATCTAAAGACGCAATTGTTTACATCAGTAAAAGAATTGCACCTGGAATGTTAGAGGAGTTCCAAATCAAACGTGCTGAGACGCTATTGGATTGGGGTCTATTGCCACACTTGGGCAAACACCCTGAAAACAGAAAAGAAAAGGCACAATTCCTTGGTGAGGCAGCATGTAAATTATTAGAATTAAAGCTTGGATGGATTGCACCTGATGACAAAGACCACTATGGAAACAAAGTCATCAAATTTGCAGGACAGATGCTTGCAGACTTGTTTAGAACTGCATTTAGAAATCTTGTAAGGGACATGAAATACCAGCTGGAAAGATCTGGTCAAAAAAGAGGAATAAATGCAGTAGCTGCTGCAATAAGGCCTGGTATTATTACTGATAAACTAAACAACGCAATTGCTACAGGAAACTGGGGCAGAGGAAGAGTTGGCGTTACCCAATTACTTGATAGAACAAACTATCTTTCAACAATCAGCCACCTTAGAAGAATACAATCTCCCCTTAGTAGAACTCAGCCAAACTTTGAGGCAAGAGATCTTCACGCAACTCACTTTGGTAGAATTTGCCCAAGCGAAACACCTGAAGGATCTAACTGTGGTCTTGTAAAGAACTTGGCATTATCTGGAATTATCTCTGTGAATGTTCCTTCTGAAGAAATTGTAGAAAAACTATACGACTTGGGAACTGTTCATTTCTTTGATGCAAAAGAAGATGTCAAAAAAGACGGAACCAGAATTTTCGTTGATGGAAAACTAATTGGGTATTACAAAGATGGTGAACAACTAGCCGAATCCCTAAGAGAGTTGAGAAGAAACTCAAAGATTCATCCGCATGTTGGAATCTCTTTCCACAAATCCGAAATTGAAGGTGCAACAAAGAGACTCTATGTCAACTGTAATGCAGGACGTGTATTAAGACCATTAATTATTATCAAAGATAACAAGCCATTACTTACACAAGATCTTTTAGATAAAATTTCAAAGAAACTGCTTTCCTGGAGCGACTTGCTTAGAATGGGAGTATTAGAAATGATTGATGCAAACGAAGAAGAAAACTGCTACATCACACTAGATGAGAAAGATGCAAAGAAACACACACACCTTGAAGTTTTCCCACCTGCAATCTTGGGTGCAGGAGCATCAATAATTCCGTATCCTGAACACAACCAGTCTCCAAGAAACACTTACGAATCTGCAATGGCAAAACAGAGCCTGGGATTCTCAACACCGATGATGAATACCAGTACCTATGTCAGACAGCACTTTATGCTATACCCTCAAACTCCAATCGTAAACACAAAGGCAATGAAACTGCTTGGACTAGAAGACAGGCCAGCAGGTCAGAACTGTGTTGTTGCAGTATTGCCTTTTGATGGTTATAACATTGAAGATGCAATTGTTCTAAGCAAGGCATCAGTTGACAGAGGCCTTGGAAGAACGTTCTTCTTTAGAATCTATGACGCAGAAGCAAAACAATACCCAGGCGGAATGAGAGACAACTTTGAGATTCCAAACGCTGAAGACAACATCAGAGGCTACAAGGGTGAAAAGTCATACCGATTACTAGAAGAAGACGGTGTAGTTGCATCTGAAGCTCAAGTACATGGAGGAGACATCCTGATTGGAAAAACTAGTCCTCCAAGATTCATGGAAGAATATAGAGAGTTTGAATCATCTGGTCCTTATAGAAGAGATACATCAATTGGTGTAAGGCCTTCTGAAACTGGTGTTGTTGACACTGTAGTTATGACGCAATCAAATGAAGGTGGAAAGATGTACAAGATTAGAGTTAGAGATATGAGAATTCCAGAGATTGGTGACAAGTTTGCATCAAGACACGGACAGAAAGGTGTACTTGGAATTTTAGCAAAGAATGAAGACTTGCCATACACTGCAGATGGAATTTCTCCAGACGTTTTGATTAATCCACATGCTTTCCCATCTAGAATGACAGTTGGAATGATGATGGAATCAATCTGTGGCAAAGCTGCTTCATTTCGTGGAAGTCAGTTTGATGGCTCTGCATTTGTTGGAGAGAAGATGGAAGAAGTTAGGGCAGTAATGGATGCTGCAGGTTTCAAATATTCAGGTAAAGAAAAGATGTATGATGGACGAACTGGAAAATCATTCCCAGTCGAAGTCTTCATCGGAGTTGTATATTATCAAAAACTACACCACATGGTTGCTGACAAGATACACGCAAGAGCACGTGGTCAAGTTCAGATGTTGACAAAGCAACCAACGGAAGGAAGAGCAAGAGGTGGTGGTTTGAGATTCGGAGAAATGGAGAGAGACTGTTTGATTGCATACGGTGCATCTATGATCCTCAAAGACAGACTGCTAGATGAATCAGACAAATCAGATATCTTTGTCTGTGAGAGATGTGGTCTTGTAGCTTATCATGATGTTAAACAAAGAAAATATGTCTGCAGAGTATGTGGTGACAAGGCCAAAGTATCATCAGTATCTGTTGCATATGCATTCAAACTATTACTGCAAGAGATGCAAAGCCTCAACGTCGCACCTAGACTGTTAATCAAGGAGAAAGTATAA